A stretch of Arachis hypogaea cultivar Tifrunner chromosome 15, arahy.Tifrunner.gnm2.J5K5, whole genome shotgun sequence DNA encodes these proteins:
- the LOC112751962 gene encoding probable inorganic phosphate transporter 1-5, with amino-acid sequence MAGGGDQLGVLTALDAAKTQWYHFTAIVIAGMGFFTDAYDLFSIANVTKLLGRIYYTHEGAPKPGTLPPNVSCAVNGVALCGTLAGQLFFGWLGDKLGRKKVYGVTLALMVVSSLASGLSFGKSAKGVISTLCFFRFWLGFGIGGDYPLSATIMSEYANKKTRGAFIAAVFAMQGFGILVGGIVSLIVSTAFDHAYKAPPYNVDPKASLVPEADYVWRIILMFGAVPAALTYYWRMKMPETARYTALVARNAKQAAQDMSKVLQVEIVAEQEKVDAMAVKDNNSFGLFTREFARRHGLHLLGTTTTWFLLDIAYYSSNLFQKDIYTSIGWLPPAAKMNAIHEVYRVARAQTLIALCGTVPGYWFTVAFIDYLGRFFIQLMGFFFMTVFMFALAIPYHHWTQKEHRIGFLVMYSLTFFFANFGPNATTFVVPAEIFPARLRSTCHGISSAAGKAGAIVGAFGFLYASQSKDPSKRDAGYPAGIGMKDTLILLAVCNCLGMFFTLLVPESKGKSLEELSGENEEDEEAAEITTSEQHQTASSRTVPV; translated from the coding sequence TTTTCAGCATAGCCAACGTCACAAAGTTGCTGGGACGCATATACTACACACACGAAGGGGCGCCAAAGCCCGGGACTCTGCCTCCGAATGTCTCATGCGCAGTTAACGGCGTTGCCCTCTGCGGCACTCTAGCAGGCCAGCTCTTCTTCGGTTGGTTGGGTGACAAACTTGGTAGGAAGAAGGTTTATGGAGTCACGCTTGCTCTCATGGTTGTGTCCTCTCTTGCTTCTGGTTTGTCCTTTGGCAAGAGCGCCAAGGGCGTCATATCCACGCTCTGTTTCTTCAGGTTCTGGCTTGGCTTTGGGATTGGTGGCGATTACCCTCTCTCCGCCACAATTATGTCGGAGTACGCCAACAAGAAGACCCGCGGCGCCTTCATAGCGGCGGTTTTCGCTATGCAGGGATTCGGGATTTTGGTTGGTGGAATTGTGTCACTCATTGTGTCCACGGCGTTTGACCACGCCTATAAGGCACCGCCGTACAACGTGGATCCAAAGGCGTCCCTTGTCCCTGAAGCAGATTACGTGTGGCGGATCATCTTGATGTTCGGCGCTGTGCCTGCCGCCCTAACATACTATTGGCGGATGAAGATGCCGGAGACGGCGAGGTACACGGCGCTGGTGGCCCGGAACGCGAAACAGGCGGCGCAAGACATGTCAAAAGTGCTGCAAGTTGAGATTGTAGCGGAGCAGGAGAAGGTGGACGCGATGGCGGTGAAAGATAACAACAGCTTTGGATTGTTTACAAGGGAATTCGCCCGCCGCCACGGCCTGCACTTACTTGGAACAACTACCACTTGGTTTCTACTGGACATTGCGTATTACAGTTCAAACCTTTTCCAGAAGGACATCTATACTAGCATCGGGTGGCTTCCTCCGGCGGCTAAAATGAACGCCATCCACGAGGTTTACAGGGTTGCTAGAGCTCAGACACTCATTGCGCTCTGTGGCACTGTCCCTGGCTACTGGTTCACTGTGGCATTCATAGACTACTTGGGTCGATTCTTCATCCAACTAATGGGCTTCTTCTTCATGACTGTCTTCATGTTCGCCCTCGCCATTCCATACCATCACTGGACACAGAAGGAACACAGGATTGGTTTCTTGGTCATGTActctcttactttcttcttcgCCAATTTCGGTCCCAACGCCACCACTTTTGTTGTCCCGGCCGAGATCTTTCCGGCCAGGTTGAGGTCCACTTGCCATGGGATATCCTCGGCCGCCGGAAAGGCCGGGGCCATTGTGGGTGCGTTCGGGTTCTTGTACGCTTCACAGAGCAAAGATCCTAGTAAAAGAGATGCAGGGTACCCTGCTGGTATTGGGATGAAGGATACTCTTATTCTGCTTGCTGTGTGCAACTGTCTTGGGATGTTCTTCACGTTGCTGGTGCCGGAATCGAAAGGGAAATCGTTGGAGGAGTTGAGCGGCGAGaatgaagaagacgaagaagctGCTGAGATCACTACTTCTGAGCAGCACCAAACTGCATCTTCTAGGACTGTTCCAGTATGA